The DNA region cctctcactggagcagttgttgaaggtattgaacaaatgaatagcacaatagcaatgtaaagcacacaatatacgcacacgcactcagcttcttagggagatttgagattgtttgaagggttgagggtgaaaaagattcaaatgtgcaaatgcctgtgaaacagactgagaatctggctgaggcaaaggcgtcagaggaggacaagctgaaagcggtgatgtaccagtccagcctgtgctactactccagcaggtgagcgttcagacactgacaggtttgctttgtgagagatgtctgagctgattctcatggttctgatgttcactagtgaggccatgaggctgcttgggatcccgggacaccacattaggcactgccccactaatgtggtaactgggttttccaagctcacggttgctgtgaacttgagctcttgtcctcatcagtcagattgtttgctcagagtttgactgtcactcctcaattcacagggcagccgctccgcgccgcacaagcgcatccggaagagcacagggattccccgcagcttcctgttggaggtggacgacccagaccgaaagggagtcatgatagacggcagcggccgatacgtcattcccatcatagacgcgtgagtaaactgtacttggcatagccgcatgttctagtgtttgtccaaatctcacatgatgtctgcttgtgtgtgtttgcgctcgatctgttcagtgaggcctatgctgctgagaagagaaagaggccgtccttctcctgccagaccgagcctttgccctcctcgtcctcagcaggtgcggcatcttcggtccgggacgccggagggaaacggtcccgctccccatcttcaccagagacgcgcggcgaccagaagagaccacgtcgctgagagaccttcatccaagagacctggagccgacgtgtaaatattgtacatagtttattaataaaagataataaagattatagccgcatgaactgtgtggactggttaaccttcactccagcagtgcaacacacacatacacacacacacacacacacacacacacacacacacacacacgaatgaattcataaacacaatatcatgaagttttgctttaatttaggaaaagagaaactcttctgggctaaaatctgatgggtttttttcagcgttcttacttcagtctttaatgtcaggtgatccttcaaatgtcagtgtaaagtgttgagtacactattagtgctcagtcgtgtttttcatagttaccagtgccgatggagttttttgaagcgtcatattctgctggaaacgtttcatttgaatggtaatgtcccataagcggaggtcttgtgagtaacttcacaagtcggtcaaagtctacaccggtgacaagctcatctactcccagaacctgctactctctacctacacgttgtcagctgatgtttcaaaacctcaacactcgcatacagaacagcctcagcgtctgcaccacttatcggcactagctgcaagtctacaccccctctgtccagaagtgagcacagcctcttggtaccatcccagcaagcatttttttggggtgtttaaaggtgccaactgaccatcaaaagtaaaaatgactcattttatctcatcccaacagggaaaccaccaacaataaagaatgagttactatctggtgtcatggctttgcaattaaaacaagtttagttataatggaggtcattgggggcaaaaaacagccacttgaacaatatgaacaatacataagggttaaaagtctaatagacggcttggttaaaaccaggctaaatctaggctgtcagtgagtgtgcacccctaaccccgcctctcacagtgacctcactagctccgctgagtgctttgtgtctcagattgcatgcaagtctgcagccagatactgctggaagctagtcatcaaatacacaggaacgaatgactacacgtgtcaatctgtctattaaactatctaatctgtctagtcagtcttttattatcttttatatgcaaaaatattcattcataaaaacatatgtatatatgaacactgggtcaaatagggtccgtgcattttaaatctaataacaaaattaacccaatgttggttttgtccatatttaaatgaacgtgtgtaaacgcacgctttgatcaaaccttttattccccttgatgatattgtgcttttttttccccctcaatgccctccaaagtttcaatgtttggccgtgtctgccatatctgttttgtttaaaaaaaaaaaaaggaatgcatcggttcctgcatgtagaattcagaaatctcatggcattgaaagaaaactggcagcagttgagtgccgaggtcaaaggtcagatgagcaggcatcacacctgataaacacctggggcaactgtacagtaaaaaaaaaaaaaaaacaacaagattaagaaatattgctttaatttgagagagacaaaaaaaactcttccgtgttaaaatttgatgttcctccagcgttcttacgtcagtctttaatgtcaggtgatccttcaaatgtcagtgtaaattgttgagtgtaccattagtgctcagtcgtgtttttcatagttaccagtgccgatggagttttttttttttagagcgtcatattctgctggaaaagtttcattttaatggtaatatgccatgagcggaggtgtatgagtaacttcacaagttgaccatagtctagagcgatgacatgctcatctactcccagaacctggcagaacgaaatgttgcagctcgtccggtcttcaatgatgagcccaaaagaggccacttcacagagccggcccaaggcttaagagaactgagaggcaggacaagatggcgggctggacttggttaactttagattttacacaaatctcattgttttgtttttcacctaaaatagtaattaaaacatccaagatgtgttttgcctcatcaaaatgtggaatttgatcagcaaactactcattctaagacaactatgccttgggctaaatgacttggcttcaagtacgatgccacacgattcagaaatgaaggtacagactgcacaaacagataaacgacatgatgcatctcatttcaccacaactaaaggcagcgacaaaaaaaaagtcaagctctcacgatgatgacatttctcatgcaaccctttagcaagcctacatagtatttatgcctaaaagtcactgcatgggtaaataagaaacaagcaacacacacacacacacatatatatatatatatatatatatatatatatccatgggccactgtaaagtaatatggttctgtcataacgttttgaatgaaaatctgcatttggataagacacctttagtatagttttgattttaaggcataataaagatcaaatgcaagtacgagtggatttacattgaaaatttcaaacgcatcaagaaaaccatgtgctaaggaaatttcaaaccatttggaacgcacagagacgagcttttgtgcaaaaatgaacttaaaggtgcctttaaaaaagtgtcaaagtacttttgaaaacaaaaaagcaaacccccaataggtggcagcaagaggccgctttatttgagtaaagcattgaacgattcattcagccaaagaagccaataggatgaacggacagttgaatcaatccctgaatcatcgactcacccgagtcttcttggcgaaggcctgaatcgttcgtgcagggaaacgtcgctgtgtattattcagagatggccaactgttctgctgtttattttattatacttatcgcaatgattttactactactatcaataaaattaatattaataatgataatattgccggaagttgtacagcgcatgcgtcacgtgttcatcatcagcatccatgacaaccgtcctgtggctgttgtttgaatctcgctgtgtcgattggcatctgatctctgcgtcctccgtgacaatttttccagattatcgatattattgatcgttggatacgtcgattgatcgcctgctgttcccatcactcaggtttgaccctttttattacgctgtgctttgtgtttgtgttcagtatgtcttgtgttcaatacaggttccagagtcgactcacctacgactcgctccagtttgaaggcctcaacatcagcgcgggggagctgaagcggcagatcatgaggagcaagaggctgaagttctgccagctgaagatcagcaacgcccagactgatgaaggtgagttgaggaaaagacacttcaactgttctacgctaacattagatgcgttacatcagacacttctggaagctgtaaggtggtgctgatgctgacatgtagggatgttttggctgttttaaaaggctaatggctctcaaagtataccgtgctccataattatgtgctgattctgattttattttgctgtcagaatacacagatgatgctctcatccctaaaaacacgtcggtcatcatcagacggatccctgcggcgggactgaagtcctcaaacagaagatttgttgggtaagtgctgtgaaatgagcacacgcgtcctctgttagatgttatatgaagactcctggtctgtccctggtgttttagtcacacaagctcctttgttttgcagacatcaagctggacgctggcgtgaaccttcacctagagctgatccttcactcctctcactggagcagttgttgaaggtattgaacaaatgaatagcacaatagcaatgtaaagcacacaatatacgcacacgcactcagcttcttagggagatttgagattgtttgaagggttgagggtgaaaaagattcaaatgtgcaaatgcctgtgaaacagactgagaatctggctgaggcaaaggcgtcagaggaggacaagctgaaagcggtgatgtaccagtccagcctgtgctactactccagcaggtgagcgttcagacactgacaggtttgctttgtgagagatgtctgagctgattctcatggttctgatgttcactagtgaggccatgaggctgcttgggatcccgggacaccacattaggcactgccccactaatgtggtaactgggttttccaagctcacggttgctgtgaacttgagctcttgtcctcatcagtcagattgtttgctcagagtttgactgtcactcctcaattcacagggcagccgctccgcgccgcacaagcgcatccggaagagcacagggattccccgcagcttcctgttggaggtggacgacccagaccgaaagggagtcatgatagacggcagcggccgatacgtcattcccatcatagacgcgtgagtaaactgtacttggcatagccgcatgttctagtgtttgtccaaatctcacatgatgtctgcttgtgtgtgtttgcgctcgatctgttcagtgaggcctatgctgctgagaagagaaagaggccgtccttctcctgccagaccgagcctttgccctcctcgtcctcagcaggtgcggcatcttcggtccgggacgccggagggaaacggtcccgctccccatcttcaccagagacgcgcggcgaccagaagagaccacgtcgctgagagaccttcatccaagagacctggagccgacgtgtaaatattgtacatagtttattaacaaaagataataaagattatagccgcatgaactgtgtggactggttaaccttcactccagcagtgcaacacacacatacacacacacacacacacacacacacacacacgaatgaattcataaacacaatatcatgaagttttgctttaatttaggaaaagagaaactcttctgggctaaaatctgatgggtttttttcagcgttcttacttcagtctttaatgtcaggtgatccttcaaatgtcagtgtaaagtgttgagtacactattagtgctcagtcgtgtttttcatagttaccagtgccgatggagttttttgaagcgtcatattctgctggaaacgtttcatttgaatggtaatgtcccataagcggaggtcttgtgagtaacttcacaagtcggtcaaagtctacaccggtgacaagctcatctactcccagaacctgctactctctacctacacgttgtcagctgatgtttcaaaacctcaacactcgcatacagaacagcctcagcgtctgcaccacttatcggcactagctgcaagtctacaccccctctgtccagaagtgagcacagcctcttggtaccatcccagcaagcatttttttggggtgtttaaaggtgccaactgaccatcaaaagtaaaaatgactcattttatctcatcccaacagggaaaccaccaacaataaagaatgagttactatctggtgtcatggctttgcaattaaaacaagtttagttataatggaggtcattgggggcaaaaaacagccacttgaacaatatgaacaatacataagggttaaaagtctaatagacggcttggttaaaaccaggctaaatctaggctgtcagtgagtgtgcacccctaaccccgcctctcacagtgacctcactagctccgctgagtgctttgtgtctcagattgcatgcaagtctgcagccagatactgctggaagctagtcatcaaatacacaggaacgaatgactacacgtgtcaatctgtctattaaactatctaatctgtctagtcagtcttttattatcttttatatgcaaaaatattcattcataaaaacatatgtatatatgaacactgggtcaaatagggtccgtgcattttaaatctaataacaaaattaacccaatgttggttttgtccatatttaaatgaacgtgtgtaaacgcacgctttgatcaaaccttttattccccttgatgatattgtgcttttttttcccctcaatgccctccaaagtttcaatgtttggccgtgtctgccatatctgttttgtttaaaaaaaaaaaaaggaatgcatcggttcctgcatgtagaattcagaaatctcatggcattgaaagaaaactggcagcagttgagtgccgaggtcaaaggtcagatgagcaggcatcacacctgataaacacctggggcaactgtgcagtaaaaaaaaaaaaaaaacaacaagattaagaaatattgctttaatttgagagagacaaaaaaaactcttccgtgttaaaatttgatgttcctccagcgttcttacgtcagtctttaatgtcaggtgatccttcaaatgtcagtgtaaattgttgagtgtaccattagtgctcagtcgtgtttttcatagttaccagtgccgatggagttttttttttttagagcgtcatattctgctggaaaagtttcattttaatggtaatatgccatgagcggaggtgtatgagtaacttcacaagttgaccatagtctagagcgatgacatgctcatctactcccagaacctggcagaacgaaatgttgcagctcgtccggtcttcaatgatgagcccaaaagaggccacttcacagagccggcccaaggcttaagagaactgagaggcaggacaagatggcgggctggacttggttaactttagattttacacaaatctcattgttttgtttttcacctaaaatagtaattaaaacatccaagatgtgttttgcctcatcaaaatgtggaatttgatcagcaaactactcattctaagacaactatgccttgggctaaatgacttggcttcaagtacgatgccacacgattcagaaatgaaggtacagactgcacaaacagataaacgacatgatgcatctcatttcaccacaactaaaggcagcgacaaaaaaaaagtcaagctctcacgatgatgacatttctcatgcaaccctttagcaagcctacatagtatttatgcctaaaagtcactgcatgggtaaataagaaacaagcaacacacacacacacatatatatatatatatatatatatatatatatatatatatatatatatatatatatatatatatatatatatatccatgggccactgtaaagtaatatggttctgtcataacgttttgaataaaaatctgcatttggataagacacctttagtatagttttgattttaaggcataataaagatcaaatgcaagtacgagtggatttacagtgaaaatttcaaacgcatcaagaaaaccatgtgctaaggaaatttcaaaccatttggaacgcacagagacgagcttttgtgcaaaaatgaacttaaaggtgcctttaaaaaagtgtcaaagtacttttgaaaacaaaaaagcaaacccccaataggtggcagcaagaggccgctttatttgagtaaagcattgaacgattcattcagccaaagaagccaataggatgaacggacagttgaatcaatccctgaatcatcgactcacccgagtcttcttggcgaaggcctgaatcgttcgtgcagggaaacgtcgctgtgtattattcagagatggccaactgttctgctgtttattttattatacttatcgcaatgattttactactactatcaataaaattaatattaataatgataatattgccggaagttgtacagcgcatgcgtcacgtg from Danio rerio strain Tuebingen ecotype United States chromosome 8, GRCz12tu, whole genome shotgun sequence includes:
- the LOC141375540 gene encoding E3 ubiquitin-protein ligase RBBP6-like isoform X1; the encoded protein is MSCVQYRFQSRLTYDSLQFEGLNISAGELKRQIMRSKRLKFCQLKISNAQTDEEYTDDALIPKNTSVIIRRIPAAGLKSSNRRFVGHQAGRWREPSPRADPSLLSLEQLLKTENLAEAKASEEDKLKAVMYQSSLCYYSSSEAMRLLGIPGHHIRHCPTNVGSRSAPHKRIRKSTGIPRSFLLEVDDPDRKGVMIDGSGRYVIPIIDAEAYAAEKRKRPSFSCQTEPLPSSSSAGAASSVRDAGGKRSRSPSSPETRGDQKRPRR
- the LOC141375539 gene encoding E3 ubiquitin-protein ligase RBBP6-like isoform X1, which gives rise to MSCVHYRFQSRLTYDSLQFEGLNISAGELKRQIMRSKRLKFCQLKISNAQTDEEYTDDALIPKNTSVIIRRIPAAGLKSSNRRFVGHQAGRWREPSPRADPSLLSLEQLLKTENLAEAKASEEDKLKAVMYQSSLCYYSSSEAMRLLGIPGHHIRHCPTNVGSRSAPHKRIRKSTGIPRSFLLEVDDPDRKGVMIDGSGRYVIPIIDAEAYAAEKRKRPSFSCQTEPLPSSSSAGAASSVRDAGGKRSRSPSSPETRGDQKRPRR
- the LOC141375540 gene encoding E3 ubiquitin-protein ligase RBBP6-like isoform X2; translation: MSCVQYRFQSRLTYDSLQFEGLNISAGELKRQIMRSKRLKFCQLKISNAQTDEEYTDDALIPKNTSVIIRRIPAAGLKSSNRRFVGHQAGRWREPSPRADPSLLSLEQLLKTENLAEAKASEEDKLKAVMYQSSLCYYSSRAAAPRRTSASGRAQGFPAASCWRWTTQTERES
- the LOC141375540 gene encoding E3 ubiquitin-protein ligase RBBP6-like isoform X3, producing MYQSSLCYYSSSEAMRLLGIPGHHIRHCPTNVGSRSAPHKRIRKSTGIPRSFLLEVDDPDRKGVMIDGSGRYVIPIIDAEAYAAEKRKRPSFSCQTEPLPSSSSAGAASSVRDAGGKRSRSPSSPETRGDQKRPRR